The following proteins come from a genomic window of Micromonospora zamorensis:
- a CDS encoding histidinol-phosphate transaminase: MSSLDELPIRDDLRGLSPYGAPQLDVPVRLNTNENSYAVPEPVVEAIGKALAAELRELNRYPDRDALALRADLAEYLGHGLTVEQVWAANGSNEIQQQLLQAFGGPGRSALGFVPAYSMHPLLALGTGTRWVPAERGVDFGLTAEEAVAQVREHRPDVVFLCSPNNPTGTALDPAVIAAVLDVAPGMVVVDEAYAEFARPGTVSALAVLPGHPRLVVSRTMSKAFGFAGGRLGYLAADPAVVQAVQLVRLPYHLSALTQAAARAAVTHRDALLGTVSAIMAQRDRIVATLRERGLRVADSDANFVLFEVGGDQTTVWKALLAQGVLVRDVGLPGWLRVTAGTPTETDAFLSAMETV, from the coding sequence ATGAGCAGCCTGGATGAGCTGCCGATCCGCGACGACCTGCGCGGGCTCTCGCCGTACGGGGCGCCGCAGCTCGACGTGCCGGTGCGGCTCAACACCAACGAGAACTCGTACGCGGTGCCGGAGCCGGTGGTCGAGGCGATCGGCAAGGCGCTCGCGGCCGAGCTGCGCGAGTTGAACCGCTACCCGGACCGGGACGCGCTCGCGCTCCGGGCCGACCTGGCCGAATATCTCGGGCACGGGCTCACCGTCGAGCAGGTGTGGGCGGCCAACGGCTCCAACGAGATCCAGCAGCAGCTTTTGCAGGCGTTCGGTGGGCCGGGGCGCAGCGCGCTCGGCTTCGTTCCGGCGTACTCGATGCATCCGCTGCTGGCCCTCGGCACCGGCACCCGGTGGGTGCCCGCCGAGCGCGGCGTCGACTTCGGGTTGACCGCCGAGGAGGCGGTCGCCCAGGTCCGTGAGCACCGGCCCGACGTGGTCTTCCTCTGCTCGCCGAACAACCCCACCGGCACGGCACTGGACCCGGCGGTGATCGCCGCGGTGCTCGACGTCGCGCCGGGCATGGTGGTCGTGGACGAGGCGTACGCCGAGTTCGCCCGACCGGGCACGGTCAGCGCCCTCGCGGTGCTGCCCGGCCACCCGCGGCTGGTGGTGAGCCGCACGATGAGCAAGGCGTTCGGCTTCGCCGGCGGGCGGTTGGGCTACCTGGCCGCCGACCCGGCGGTGGTGCAGGCGGTGCAGCTCGTCCGTTTGCCGTACCATCTCTCCGCACTGACCCAGGCCGCCGCACGGGCGGCGGTGACCCACCGCGACGCACTCCTCGGCACGGTCAGCGCGATCATGGCGCAGCGGGACCGGATCGTGGCGACGCTGCGCGAGCGTGGGTTGCGGGTCGCCGACAGCGACGCCAACTTCGTGCTCTTCGAAGTGGGCGGGGACCAGACCACCGTCTGGAAGGCGCTGCTGGCACAGGGGGTGCTGGTCCGTGACGTCGGCCTGCCCGGCTGGCTGCGGGTGACCGCGGGCACCCCGACCGAGACCGACGCCTTCCTTTCTGCAATGGAGACTGTGTGA
- the hisD gene encoding histidinol dehydrogenase, whose protein sequence is MLNRIDLRKGLGDPRRLLPRAQLDVSVAVERIRPLVEAVREHGYPAIREASERFDGISPEVLRVPVEAITEAEGVLDPAVRAALLESISRARRVHDDQRRTDHTTQVVPGGTVTERWLPVDRVGLYVPGGLAMYPSTVVMNVVPAQAAGVRSLVVVSPPQKDNGGLPDPRVLAACALLGVDEVYAVGGAQAVAMLAYGAAVDPLGELRCDPVDLITGPGNIWVTAAKRLLRGVVGIDAEAGPTEIAILADDTADPAHVAADLISQAEHDPLAASVLVTPSLALVESVERELARQVPATKHTERVTTALTGEQSGVVLVDDLEAGLRVVDAYAAEHLEIQTVDARQWALRVRNAGAIFVGAWSPVSLGDYCAGSNHVLPTGGCARHSSGLSVQSFLRGVHLIEYTETALREVAPHVVTLANVEDLPAHGQAVQARFPGGAA, encoded by the coding sequence GTGCTGAATCGGATCGACCTGCGCAAGGGTCTCGGAGACCCGCGCCGCCTGCTGCCCCGTGCCCAGCTCGACGTGTCGGTTGCCGTCGAGCGGATCCGCCCGCTGGTGGAAGCGGTTCGCGAGCATGGCTACCCGGCGATCCGGGAAGCCAGCGAGCGATTCGACGGCATCTCCCCGGAGGTGCTGCGGGTGCCGGTCGAGGCGATCACCGAGGCCGAGGGGGTGCTCGACCCGGCTGTGCGCGCCGCGCTGCTGGAGTCGATCAGCCGGGCCCGTCGGGTCCACGACGACCAGCGGCGCACCGACCACACCACGCAGGTGGTCCCCGGCGGCACGGTCACCGAACGCTGGCTGCCGGTCGACCGAGTCGGCCTCTACGTGCCCGGTGGCCTGGCGATGTACCCGTCGACGGTGGTGATGAACGTCGTGCCCGCGCAGGCGGCCGGCGTGCGGTCGCTGGTGGTGGTCAGCCCGCCGCAGAAGGACAACGGCGGTCTGCCCGACCCCCGGGTGCTCGCCGCGTGCGCGCTGCTCGGCGTCGACGAGGTGTACGCCGTGGGCGGGGCCCAGGCGGTGGCGATGCTGGCGTACGGCGCCGCGGTCGACCCGTTGGGTGAGCTGCGGTGCGACCCTGTCGACCTGATCACCGGCCCCGGCAACATCTGGGTGACCGCCGCCAAGCGGCTGCTGCGCGGCGTGGTCGGCATCGACGCCGAGGCCGGGCCGACCGAGATCGCCATCCTCGCCGACGACACGGCCGATCCGGCGCACGTGGCCGCCGACCTGATCAGTCAGGCCGAGCACGACCCGCTCGCCGCGAGCGTGCTGGTCACCCCGTCGCTGGCGCTGGTCGAGTCGGTCGAGCGGGAGCTGGCCCGGCAGGTGCCGGCGACCAAGCACACCGAGCGGGTGACCACGGCGCTGACCGGTGAGCAGAGCGGCGTCGTCCTGGTCGACGATCTTGAGGCGGGGTTGCGGGTGGTCGACGCCTACGCGGCCGAGCACCTGGAGATCCAGACGGTCGACGCCCGGCAGTGGGCGCTGCGGGTCCGCAACGCCGGGGCGATCTTCGTGGGCGCCTGGTCGCCGGTGTCGCTCGGCGACTACTGCGCCGGGTCCAACCACGTGCTGCCCACCGGCGGCTGCGCCCGGCACTCCTCGGGCCTGTCGGTGCAGTCGTTCCTGCGCGGCGTGCACCTGATCGAATACACCGAGACCGCTCTGCGTGAGGTGGCCCCGCACGTGGTGACCCTGGCCAACGTGGAGGACCTGCCGGCGCACGGCCAGGCGGTCCAGGCCCGTTTCCCGGGTGGAGCGGCGTGA
- a CDS encoding LON peptidase substrate-binding domain-containing protein, producing the protein MTARLPVFPLATVLFPGLVLPLHIFEERYRALVRHLVDLPEGAPREFGVVAIQAGWEVAPAGPGARATPGVGDVTLHEVGCTAELRQVTELTDGGFDIVTVGRRRFRIAEVDDSAAPYLTADVEWLPDPAGSDEVADLLAARVIAVFRQYLGLIRSDPEEISEQLPEDPTVLSHLVAATAALTVDDRQRLLAIDDTAARLRAELRLLNREAALLRQVRAVPVPLAELASSPPTPN; encoded by the coding sequence GTGACCGCACGGCTGCCGGTGTTTCCGCTCGCAACGGTGCTCTTTCCCGGGTTGGTGCTGCCGCTGCACATCTTCGAGGAGCGCTACCGGGCGCTGGTCCGACACCTCGTCGACCTGCCCGAGGGCGCTCCCCGCGAGTTCGGTGTGGTGGCCATCCAGGCTGGCTGGGAGGTCGCGCCCGCCGGTCCCGGCGCCCGCGCGACGCCCGGCGTCGGCGACGTCACCCTGCATGAGGTGGGCTGCACCGCCGAGCTGCGTCAGGTGACCGAGCTGACCGATGGCGGCTTCGACATCGTCACGGTCGGCCGACGCCGTTTCCGGATCGCCGAGGTCGACGACAGCGCGGCCCCCTATCTGACCGCCGACGTCGAGTGGCTGCCCGACCCGGCCGGGTCGGACGAGGTGGCCGATCTGCTGGCCGCTCGGGTGATCGCGGTGTTCCGGCAGTACCTCGGCCTGATCCGCTCCGACCCGGAGGAGATCTCCGAGCAGCTGCCGGAGGATCCGACGGTGCTCTCCCACCTGGTGGCGGCGACCGCGGCGCTCACCGTCGACGACCGGCAGCGCCTGCTGGCGATCGACGACACCGCCGCGCGGCTGCGCGCCGAACTGCGGCTGCTCAACCGCGAGGCGGCTCTGCTGCGCCAGGTGCGGGCGGTTCCGGTGCCGCTGGCGGAGCTGGCGTCGTCCCCACCGACACCCAACTGA
- a CDS encoding DUF2567 domain-containing protein, whose translation MSPDNPEPERPVDDPDRAASPDPSGATTSQTQPAAQPPAYAEPPGAAPSTASRSWFELTSDEPRRPLRTAATVLGAVLALAVLGVPFGLLWAVLAPATPVLKTAEGAIYADPQPEQPIAADGWFSLLGLGFGLLVALALWFVLRRRRGPVGLLAAVLGALAAAPVAWQVGRRVGLATFDRLLDTAPAGQSFTKPPDLRAGGVDWLLGILPVPHGNLLLPAFGAAITYTLLAGWSRWPGLRPEPEPADLSWVSVGTTPAPPAAPEPPAPGAAEPPRG comes from the coding sequence GTGAGCCCGGACAACCCCGAACCCGAGCGGCCCGTCGACGATCCCGACCGGGCCGCTTCGCCCGACCCGTCGGGGGCGACCACGTCGCAGACGCAGCCCGCTGCCCAACCGCCGGCGTACGCCGAACCGCCGGGCGCCGCACCCTCGACCGCGTCCCGCAGCTGGTTCGAGTTGACCTCCGACGAGCCGCGTCGTCCGCTGCGCACCGCGGCGACGGTGCTGGGCGCCGTGCTCGCGCTGGCCGTGCTGGGTGTGCCGTTCGGGCTGCTGTGGGCCGTGCTCGCGCCGGCCACGCCGGTGCTCAAGACCGCCGAGGGGGCGATCTACGCAGACCCGCAACCGGAGCAGCCGATCGCGGCGGACGGGTGGTTCAGTCTGCTCGGGCTCGGCTTCGGGCTGCTGGTGGCGCTCGCCCTGTGGTTCGTGCTGCGCCGGCGGCGCGGCCCGGTCGGGTTGCTCGCCGCGGTTCTCGGCGCGTTGGCCGCCGCGCCGGTGGCCTGGCAGGTGGGGCGGCGGGTCGGTCTGGCCACCTTCGACCGGCTGCTGGACACCGCCCCGGCGGGGCAGTCCTTCACCAAGCCCCCGGACCTGCGGGCCGGCGGGGTCGACTGGCTGCTCGGCATCCTGCCGGTGCCGCACGGCAACCTGCTGCTGCCGGCCTTCGGGGCCGCGATCACGTACACCCTGCTGGCCGGCTGGTCGCGGTGGCCGGGCCTGCGCCCGGAACCCGAGCCGGCCGACCTCAGTTGGGTGTCGGTGGGGACGACGCCAGCTCCGCCAGCGGCACCGGAACCGCCCGCACCTGGCGCAGCAGAGCCGCCTCGCGGTTGA
- a CDS encoding MinD/ParA family ATP-binding protein, with amino-acid sequence MVLGGRAVEGSETGWGRPAEPAPRWRALLDRARLGGRGAEQTEPDRHADDPSPDPLPRRAAPNGNAGRASAIGHPAELSYGAEPDYRAEATYRVDPAYRADPGYRAEPGYRAEPDYRAESVYRSEPDYRSEPAYRSEPAYRAEPDYPAEPTYRAEPGYRVEPEYRAEPGYRAEPTYRAEPGYRVEPEYRAEPGYRAEPTYRAEPEPPPAVPDPAQSRYALLDNGYRPGDPPVQSRYALLETGYQPETGYPAPATPSVAPPLAAPVAPPVAPPPVAPVAPPPAPAVGSAVAERAYPPRIEWRPQGVDQEQERANGVLRRDLGTPRVFAFANPKGGVHKTTATVLAAATVGSVRGQGVLAWDDNELRGTLGLRAGSARHARTIRHLITDLAQIEILEGETLLGRLDDYLRHASDGSYDVLAGEESPRFAQRLDQFTVRRVLELLRRTHDVVCVDTGNNVESPNWRTVMQAADQLVVTTVPREDAAFSADWMLDLLHEEGMGELADNAITLISCPTPGRSSLQDDLERHFATRTRGVAVVPYDPALETGSSIEYHQLQPETRQAWLQAAAMMVEPFAR; translated from the coding sequence ATGGTGCTGGGAGGGCGGGCCGTGGAGGGCAGTGAGACCGGCTGGGGCCGGCCGGCCGAACCAGCGCCGCGGTGGCGCGCGTTGTTGGACCGTGCCCGGCTGGGCGGTCGCGGCGCGGAGCAGACCGAGCCGGACCGGCATGCCGACGACCCGTCACCGGATCCGCTGCCACGGCGCGCGGCACCGAACGGCAACGCCGGGCGGGCGTCCGCCATCGGGCATCCGGCCGAGCTGTCGTACGGCGCGGAGCCCGACTACCGGGCCGAGGCGACCTACCGTGTCGACCCCGCCTACCGGGCCGACCCGGGTTACCGGGCGGAGCCGGGTTACCGCGCCGAGCCGGACTATCGGGCCGAGTCGGTGTACCGCTCTGAGCCGGACTACCGCTCTGAGCCGGCGTACCGGTCGGAGCCGGCGTACCGCGCCGAGCCGGATTACCCGGCCGAGCCGACGTACCGGGCCGAGCCTGGCTATCGCGTTGAGCCGGAATACCGGGCCGAGCCGGGCTATCGGGCCGAGCCGACGTACCGGGCCGAGCCTGGCTATCGCGTCGAGCCGGAATACCGGGCCGAGCCGGGCTATCGGGCCGAACCGACGTACCGGGCCGAGCCCGAGCCACCGCCGGCCGTCCCCGACCCGGCCCAGTCGCGATACGCGTTGCTGGACAACGGCTACCGGCCGGGCGACCCGCCGGTGCAGTCCCGGTACGCCCTGCTGGAGACCGGCTACCAACCGGAGACCGGTTACCCGGCGCCCGCGACCCCGTCGGTCGCACCGCCACTCGCCGCACCGGTCGCACCGCCGGTGGCCCCGCCACCCGTCGCGCCGGTGGCACCGCCACCCGCCCCGGCGGTCGGCTCGGCGGTCGCCGAGCGCGCCTACCCGCCCCGGATCGAGTGGCGCCCGCAGGGCGTCGACCAGGAGCAGGAACGCGCCAACGGGGTGCTCCGGCGTGACCTGGGCACGCCCCGGGTGTTCGCCTTCGCCAACCCCAAGGGCGGGGTGCACAAGACCACCGCCACCGTGCTCGCCGCAGCCACTGTCGGCAGTGTGCGCGGGCAGGGCGTGCTGGCCTGGGACGACAACGAGCTGCGCGGCACCCTCGGGCTGCGCGCCGGCAGTGCCCGGCACGCCCGGACGATCCGTCACCTGATCACCGACCTGGCGCAGATCGAGATCCTCGAGGGCGAGACCCTGCTGGGTCGGCTGGACGACTACCTGCGGCACGCGTCCGACGGCTCGTACGACGTGCTGGCCGGCGAGGAGAGCCCGCGTTTCGCCCAACGACTGGACCAGTTCACCGTCCGACGTGTGTTGGAGCTGCTGCGGCGCACCCACGACGTGGTCTGCGTCGACACCGGCAACAACGTGGAGAGCCCCAACTGGCGCACCGTGATGCAGGCCGCCGACCAGCTCGTGGTGACCACCGTGCCCCGGGAGGACGCGGCGTTCAGCGCCGACTGGATGCTCGACCTGCTGCACGAGGAGGGCATGGGCGAGTTGGCGGACAACGCCATCACCCTCATCTCCTGCCCGACCCCGGGCCGCTCGTCGTTGCAGGACGACCTGGAGCGGCACTTCGCCACCCGTACGCGTGGGGTGGCCGTGGTGCCCTACGACCCGGCGCTGGAGACCGGGTCGTCGATCGAGTACCACCAACTCCAGCCGGAGACCCGGCAGGCCTGGTTGCAGGCGGCGGCGATGATGGTGGAGCCGTTCGCCCGGTGA
- a CDS encoding RluA family pseudouridine synthase — protein MTSAFAAGGDHRSLPVPDGLDGMRLDQAVSRLFGLSRTAAAALVDAGDALVDGAARPNSHKVKAGSWLDVTLPAPVAPPTVVPQAVPGLRVVYADDDIVVVDKPVGVAAHPSPGWTGPTVIGALAAIGHRISTSGAAERQGVVHRLDVGTTGIMAVAKSEQAYTALKRAFKYREVDKGYHAVVQGHLDPLRGTVDAPIDRHPTHDYRWAVVSGGKPSITHYDTIEAFPAASLVDVRLETGRTHQIRVHFSTLRHPCVGDLTYGADPTLSARLGLARQWLHARELSFLHPRTGDEVRFVSDYPDDLDRALQILRD, from the coding sequence ATGACCTCCGCCTTCGCCGCTGGCGGCGACCACCGTTCCCTCCCGGTGCCGGACGGCCTCGACGGCATGCGACTGGACCAGGCGGTGTCCCGCCTGTTCGGGCTCTCCCGCACTGCTGCCGCGGCCCTGGTGGATGCCGGGGACGCGCTCGTCGACGGCGCCGCCCGACCCAACTCGCACAAGGTCAAGGCCGGCTCCTGGCTGGACGTCACGCTGCCGGCCCCGGTCGCACCGCCGACAGTGGTGCCGCAGGCGGTGCCCGGCCTGCGGGTGGTCTACGCCGACGACGACATCGTGGTGGTCGACAAGCCGGTGGGCGTGGCCGCGCACCCCAGCCCAGGGTGGACCGGCCCGACCGTGATCGGCGCCCTCGCCGCGATCGGGCACCGCATCTCCACCAGTGGCGCCGCCGAGCGACAGGGCGTGGTGCACCGGCTCGACGTGGGCACCACCGGGATCATGGCGGTCGCCAAGAGCGAGCAGGCGTACACGGCGTTGAAGCGGGCCTTCAAGTACCGCGAGGTGGACAAGGGCTACCACGCGGTGGTGCAGGGTCACCTGGACCCGCTGCGCGGGACCGTGGACGCGCCGATCGACCGTCACCCCACCCACGACTACCGCTGGGCGGTGGTGTCCGGCGGCAAGCCGAGCATCACCCACTACGACACCATTGAGGCGTTCCCGGCGGCCAGCCTGGTCGACGTTCGACTGGAGACCGGCCGGACCCACCAGATCCGGGTGCACTTCTCCACCCTGCGGCACCCCTGCGTGGGTGACCTCACCTATGGTGCCGACCCCACCCTCTCGGCCCGTCTCGGTCTGGCCCGACAGTGGCTGCACGCCCGCGAACTGAGCTTCCTGCACCCCCGAACGGGGGACGAGGTCCGGTTCGTCAGCGACTACCCTGACGACCTGGACCGTGCGCTTCAGATCCTGCGTGACTGA
- the lspA gene encoding signal peptidase II: protein MTAVPSAEPGRTDPGGGTRRPRAVAILAGVALVALLADLVTKHLALAALTDREPVRLLGGFVYLSLTRNSGAAWSIGADHTWIFPLITIGVVGWIVWMALRLRSLPWAISLGLVLGGALGNLVDRIFRAPSPFHGHVVDMISLFDPYGQVWPVFNLADSSLVCGVLLAVLLELTGRQRDGRRAGRDDAPAETDATQGADQKERA from the coding sequence ATGACCGCAGTACCGTCCGCCGAGCCCGGCCGCACCGACCCGGGAGGCGGCACACGCCGGCCCCGGGCCGTCGCGATCCTTGCCGGAGTCGCCCTCGTGGCCCTGCTGGCCGACCTGGTCACGAAGCACCTCGCGCTGGCCGCGCTGACCGACCGGGAGCCGGTCCGGCTGCTCGGCGGGTTCGTCTACCTGAGCCTGACCCGCAACAGCGGTGCGGCCTGGAGCATCGGCGCGGACCACACCTGGATCTTCCCGCTGATCACGATCGGTGTGGTGGGCTGGATCGTCTGGATGGCGCTGCGACTCCGCTCGCTGCCCTGGGCGATCTCCCTCGGCCTGGTGCTGGGTGGCGCGCTGGGCAACCTCGTCGACCGGATCTTCCGGGCGCCCTCGCCCTTCCACGGGCACGTGGTCGACATGATCAGCCTCTTCGACCCGTACGGCCAGGTCTGGCCGGTGTTCAACCTGGCGGACAGCTCGCTGGTCTGCGGTGTGCTGCTGGCGGTCCTGTTGGAACTGACCGGCCGCCAGCGGGACGGCCGGCGGGCCGGACGCGACGACGCCCCGGCCGAAACGGACGCCACCCAGGGCGCCGACCAGAAGGAGCGGGCATGA
- a CDS encoding TraR/DksA family transcriptional regulator encodes MAKPADTRTAGRKPVTKPTRSTAETEKIRAALAARRDELRAEYDQTLSEITELQRDRLTDSAGDDQADTGTKTLEREQEISLANSILERITQVERALERLDEGGYGWCERCGNPIPVERLAAFPSATQCVTCKQLEERR; translated from the coding sequence ATGGCGAAGCCAGCCGACACCAGGACCGCCGGGCGCAAGCCGGTGACCAAGCCCACCCGGAGCACGGCGGAGACCGAGAAGATCCGGGCGGCGCTGGCGGCGCGGCGGGACGAGCTTCGCGCCGAGTACGATCAGACGCTGAGTGAGATCACCGAGCTGCAGCGCGACCGGCTGACCGACTCGGCCGGGGACGACCAGGCCGACACGGGCACCAAGACGCTCGAGCGGGAGCAGGAGATCTCTCTCGCCAACAGCATTCTGGAACGGATCACGCAGGTCGAGCGCGCTCTGGAGCGCCTCGACGAGGGTGGTTACGGCTGGTGCGAGCGGTGCGGCAACCCGATCCCGGTCGAGCGCCTCGCCGCCTTCCCGTCGGCCACCCAGTGTGTGACGTGCAAGCAGCTGGAGGAGCGGCGCTGA
- a CDS encoding potassium/proton antiporter, with the protein MTPGLDIALLLGAAVLLVAVGAVRLSTRLGVPSLLVYLALGVAIGEGGLGIGFEDVELTRALGFCALIVIIAEGGLTARWTTLRPVLGLASALSTVGVIVSIVVVGVAVHLLLGLDWRLALLYGAVLSSTDAAAVFATLRRLRLPPRLVATLEAESGMNDAPVVLLVVLLSHEGWAHPWWYEVGLVCYELGVGAAVGVGAGVAGTWALRRAALPSAGLYPIAAVGITVLAYAAGAVLHASGFLAVYVAGVLLGNARLSHRQAILGFADGLAWLAQIGLFVLLGLLASPGRLDAAVLPAVVAGLALVLLARPLSVAVSALPFRVSLREQAFLSWAGLRGAVPIVLATIPLSERVPGAERLFDVVFVLVVIFTLVQAGALGPFARWLRVTAPAEAAEIHVETAPLERMRADLLQLEVPPGSRLAGVHVDELRLPLGASVTLVLRDGVGFVPAPDTRLKTGDSLLIVATAGVRDAAERRLRAVSRRGRLARWFGEYGDEAVD; encoded by the coding sequence GTGACGCCCGGATTGGACATCGCGCTGCTGCTCGGTGCGGCCGTGCTGCTGGTCGCCGTCGGCGCGGTGCGGCTCTCCACCCGGCTCGGCGTGCCCAGCCTCCTCGTCTACCTGGCGCTGGGCGTGGCGATCGGCGAGGGCGGGCTGGGCATCGGCTTCGAGGACGTCGAGCTGACCCGGGCCCTCGGCTTCTGCGCCCTCATCGTGATCATCGCGGAGGGCGGCCTCACCGCCCGGTGGACCACCCTGCGTCCGGTGCTCGGGCTGGCCTCCGCGCTCTCCACTGTCGGCGTGATCGTCAGCATCGTGGTGGTCGGTGTCGCCGTACACCTGCTGTTGGGGTTGGACTGGCGGTTGGCGCTGCTCTATGGCGCGGTGCTCTCGTCCACCGACGCGGCGGCTGTCTTCGCCACCCTGCGTCGGCTGCGGCTGCCGCCCCGGCTGGTGGCGACGCTGGAGGCCGAGTCGGGCATGAACGACGCCCCGGTGGTGCTGCTGGTGGTGCTGCTGTCCCACGAGGGCTGGGCGCACCCGTGGTGGTACGAGGTCGGGCTGGTCTGTTACGAGCTTGGTGTGGGTGCGGCGGTGGGTGTGGGCGCGGGTGTCGCCGGCACCTGGGCGTTGCGCCGGGCCGCGTTGCCCTCGGCCGGGCTCTACCCGATCGCCGCGGTGGGCATCACCGTGCTGGCGTACGCCGCCGGGGCGGTGCTGCACGCCTCGGGGTTCCTCGCCGTCTACGTGGCCGGGGTGCTGCTGGGCAACGCCCGGTTGTCACACCGGCAGGCGATCCTCGGTTTCGCGGACGGGCTCGCGTGGCTCGCCCAGATCGGGCTGTTCGTTCTGCTCGGATTGCTGGCCTCGCCGGGTCGGCTGGACGCGGCCGTGCTGCCCGCGGTGGTCGCGGGACTGGCCCTGGTGCTGCTGGCCCGGCCGTTGTCGGTGGCCGTCTCGGCGCTGCCGTTCCGTGTCAGCCTCCGCGAACAGGCGTTCCTGTCCTGGGCGGGGCTGCGCGGGGCGGTGCCGATCGTGCTGGCCACCATTCCGCTCTCCGAGCGGGTGCCCGGTGCGGAGCGTCTCTTCGACGTGGTCTTCGTGCTGGTGGTGATCTTCACGCTGGTGCAGGCCGGGGCGCTCGGGCCGTTCGCGCGGTGGTTGCGGGTGACAGCGCCGGCCGAGGCGGCCGAGATCCATGTGGAGACGGCGCCGCTGGAGCGGATGCGGGCGGACCTGCTCCAGTTGGAGGTGCCGCCGGGCTCGCGGCTGGCCGGTGTGCACGTCGACGAGCTGCGGCTCCCGTTGGGCGCATCGGTCACGCTGGTGCTGCGGGACGGGGTGGGTTTCGTGCCCGCACCGGACACCCGCCTGAAGACCGGCGACAGCTTGTTGATCGTGGCGACCGCGGGGGTGCGGGACGCCGCGGAGCGCCGGCTGCGGGCGGTCAGCCGGCGGGGTCGCCTGGCTCGGTGGTTTGGTGAGTACGGGGATGAGGCAGTCGATTGA
- a CDS encoding DUF167 domain-containing protein, which produces MPAQETLTVAVRVKPGASRTRVGGRFDGPHGPALVIAVHDPAVDGRATEAARKALAAALGLRPGAVSLRVGAASRDKLFLVDRPGPELSELLRRLRDGSAE; this is translated from the coding sequence GTGCCCGCGCAGGAGACGCTCACCGTGGCGGTACGGGTGAAGCCGGGCGCCTCCCGTACACGGGTGGGTGGCCGCTTCGATGGTCCACACGGGCCCGCCCTGGTGATCGCGGTGCACGACCCGGCAGTCGACGGTCGGGCGACCGAGGCGGCCCGCAAGGCCTTGGCCGCCGCCCTGGGCCTCCGGCCGGGCGCGGTGTCACTGCGGGTCGGCGCGGCCAGTCGCGACAAACTCTTCCTCGTCGATCGGCCCGGCCCGGAGCTGTCCGAGCTGCTGCGCCGACTGCGCGACGGATCCGCCGAGTGA
- a CDS encoding DivIVA domain-containing protein produces the protein MPLTPADVHNVAFKKPPIGKRGYDEEEVDAFLDEVERELARLIEENNELRAQVERGGRGGAPAGPGGDARLAAELNDVKAQLDRVQRDKSAAEQAARAMQAELEQVRATGGPAGGGVTGDGEQQALRVLMMAQRTADDHVSDARREADQLLSEARGKAEEVTREARAKADALERDARQRHQEAMGGLDAKRTALQKHIEELKQFEREYRTRLKAYLESQLRDLDGRGQGLEAEMTRSEAGRVAGGNGLAAAGLAGSYGGGGRSGALEAGR, from the coding sequence ATGCCGCTGACCCCGGCCGACGTCCACAACGTCGCCTTCAAAAAGCCGCCGATCGGCAAACGGGGGTATGACGAGGAGGAGGTCGACGCCTTCCTTGACGAGGTCGAGCGCGAGCTCGCCCGTCTCATCGAGGAAAACAACGAGCTGCGCGCCCAGGTGGAGCGCGGCGGCCGTGGCGGTGCCCCCGCCGGCCCCGGCGGCGACGCCCGACTGGCGGCGGAGCTCAACGACGTCAAGGCCCAACTGGACCGGGTGCAGCGCGACAAGTCGGCGGCCGAGCAGGCCGCCCGCGCGATGCAGGCCGAGCTCGAGCAGGTCCGCGCGACCGGCGGCCCGGCTGGCGGCGGCGTCACCGGTGACGGTGAGCAGCAGGCCCTGCGCGTGCTGATGATGGCCCAGCGCACCGCCGACGACCACGTGTCCGACGCTCGTCGCGAGGCCGACCAGCTGCTGTCCGAGGCCCGTGGCAAGGCCGAGGAGGTGACCCGGGAGGCGCGCGCGAAGGCTGACGCCCTTGAGCGGGACGCCCGCCAGCGGCACCAGGAGGCCATGGGCGGCCTGGACGCCAAGCGCACGGCGCTGCAGAAGCACATCGAGGAGCTCAAGCAGTTCGAGCGCGAGTACCGCACCCGGCTCAAGGCCTACCTGGAGAGCCAGCTGCGTGACCTCGACGGTCGCGGCCAGGGCCTCGAAGCCGAGATGACCCGCTCCGAGGCAGGCCGGGTTGCCGGCGGCAACGGGCTGGCCGCTGCGGGCCTCGCCGGTTCGTACGGCGGCGGCGGGCGCTCCGGCGCCCTCGAAGCCGGACGCTGA
- a CDS encoding YggT family protein, with product MLSILLQVLYLVLYVFLLLLLSRFVLSAVLQYGRRWQPGRGASAGLESVWSVTDPPLNALRRVIPPLRIGTVSIDLASLVLLVILFVLMEFVLGPSIRASA from the coding sequence GTGTTGTCGATCTTACTGCAAGTGTTGTACCTGGTCCTTTATGTCTTCCTGCTCCTCCTCTTGTCCCGGTTCGTGTTGAGCGCCGTCCTGCAGTACGGCCGTCGCTGGCAACCGGGGCGTGGAGCATCGGCAGGATTGGAATCCGTGTGGAGCGTCACTGATCCCCCTCTCAACGCGTTGAGGCGTGTGATCCCTCCGCTGCGAATTGGTACCGTGAGCATCGACCTGGCCTCCCTTGTGCTCCTGGTTATCCTGTTCGTGCTGATGGAGTTCGTGTTAGGGCCGTCGATCAGGGCATCTGCCTGA